Proteins encoded within one genomic window of Amycolatopsis sp. 2-15:
- a CDS encoding thymidylate synthase, which yields MPDTQYEDLLRHVLDTGARKQDRTGTGTRSIFGHQLRYRLADGFPLVTTKKVHFRSIAYELLWFLRGDSNVRWLQDNGVTIWDEWASPEGDLGPVYGVQWRSWPTPDGGHVDQLAELLTTLRENPDSRRMIVSAWNVADIPRMALPPCHAFFQFYVAEGELSCQLYQRSADLFLGVPFNIASYALLTHMIAEQVGLRVGDFVWTGGDCHIYDNHVDQVRTQLSREAREFPSLSLKPVDSLFGYTYDDIAIDGYDPHPGIKAPVAV from the coding sequence ATGCCGGACACACAGTACGAAGACCTGCTCCGCCACGTGCTCGACACGGGCGCCCGCAAGCAGGACCGCACCGGCACCGGCACGCGGTCGATCTTCGGGCACCAGCTGCGCTATCGGCTGGCCGACGGCTTCCCGCTGGTCACGACCAAAAAAGTCCACTTCCGCTCGATCGCCTACGAGCTGCTGTGGTTCCTGCGCGGCGACTCCAACGTCCGCTGGCTGCAGGACAACGGCGTCACGATCTGGGACGAGTGGGCCTCCCCCGAAGGCGACCTCGGCCCGGTCTACGGCGTCCAGTGGCGCTCGTGGCCGACCCCGGACGGCGGCCACGTCGACCAGCTCGCCGAGCTCCTGACCACGCTGCGTGAGAACCCCGACTCGCGGCGCATGATCGTGTCCGCGTGGAACGTCGCCGACATCCCGCGCATGGCGCTGCCGCCGTGTCACGCGTTCTTCCAGTTCTACGTCGCCGAAGGCGAGCTGTCCTGCCAGCTCTACCAGCGCAGCGCCGACCTGTTCCTCGGCGTGCCGTTCAACATCGCCAGCTACGCCCTGCTCACCCACATGATCGCCGAGCAGGTCGGCCTTCGCGTCGGCGATTTCGTGTGGACCGGCGGCGACTGCCACATCTACGACAACCACGTCGACCAGGTCCGCACGCAGCTCTCGCGCGAGGCCCGGGAGTTCCCGTCGCTGAGCCTCAAGCCGGTGGACAGCCTCTTCGGCTACACCTACGACGACATCGCGATCGACGGCTACGACCCCCATCCCGGCATCAAGGCACCGGTGGCGGTGTGA
- a CDS encoding dihydrofolate reductase, translated as MIGLIWAQAANGVIGRDNELPWQLPEDQKHFRETTTGATVLMGRRTWESLPPRFRPLPGRRNLVLSRTPQAGVETFPDLAQAFAAVSGDVWVMGGEAVYRAALPFADRVVVTEIQEHFEGDTYAPEVGRPPDATGEWQESSTGLHYRLLTWG; from the coding sequence GTGATCGGCCTGATCTGGGCGCAGGCCGCCAACGGGGTCATCGGTCGCGACAACGAGTTGCCGTGGCAGTTGCCGGAGGACCAGAAGCACTTCCGCGAGACGACCACGGGCGCGACCGTGCTCATGGGCCGCCGCACGTGGGAGTCGCTGCCGCCGCGGTTCCGGCCGCTGCCGGGCCGGCGCAACCTGGTGCTGTCGCGTACGCCGCAGGCGGGCGTGGAGACGTTCCCCGACCTGGCACAGGCGTTCGCGGCGGTGTCCGGCGACGTGTGGGTGATGGGCGGCGAGGCCGTGTACCGGGCCGCGCTGCCGTTCGCGGACCGGGTCGTGGTCACGGAGATCCAGGAGCACTTCGAGGGCGACACGTACGCGCCCGAGGTCGGTCGGCCGCCGGACGCCACCGGCGAGTGGCAGGAATCGTCGACGGGGCTGCACTACCGGTTGCTGACCTGGGGCTGA
- the lysA gene encoding diaminopimelate decarboxylase: MTLSELLPSLGCEAADHLEPGLWPRSTYLGEGGELIFAGAPVSHLANRFGTPAYLLDEAQVRDTARAYRRALPEAEVAFASKALCTRAVLRWVAEEGLSLDTCSAGELAVARSVGFPAERILLHGNAKTPEDLKAALEYGVRRIVLDSLDEIEQLGALALGAQQVMIRVTPGVSGGTHAAITTGTEGQKFGFSLRADVRDNVDRAVVAVLAQPGLRLVGLHCHIGSQVARVDRYEEAARRMVEVLVRVRDQYGVILRELDLGGGHAVPYLDREAAFDLDGYARRLRVALAYECSSHDFPLPRLTIEPGRAIVGPAGITVYRVCAVKRGSRTFVAVDGGMSDNARPALYGARYTARLVGRHTKAARTPMTVVGRHCESGDVLADDVGLPDDVHAGDLLAVPCTGAYHHSLASNYNLVGRPPLIGVRDGFAKLLVPRETEEDLLRRC, from the coding sequence GTGACACTCAGCGAGCTCCTCCCCAGCCTCGGTTGTGAGGCCGCCGACCATCTCGAGCCGGGGCTCTGGCCGCGCAGCACCTACCTCGGCGAAGGCGGTGAGCTGATCTTCGCGGGTGCTCCGGTGAGCCACCTGGCCAACCGGTTCGGGACCCCGGCGTACCTCCTCGACGAGGCCCAGGTGCGCGACACCGCGCGCGCATACCGCCGTGCCCTGCCCGAGGCCGAAGTGGCCTTCGCGAGCAAGGCGCTGTGTACGCGCGCCGTGCTGCGCTGGGTGGCCGAGGAAGGCCTGTCGCTCGACACCTGTTCGGCGGGCGAGCTCGCCGTCGCGCGGTCCGTCGGCTTCCCCGCCGAGCGGATCCTGCTGCACGGCAACGCGAAAACCCCCGAAGACCTCAAGGCCGCGCTCGAGTACGGCGTGCGCCGCATCGTGCTCGACTCGCTCGACGAGATCGAGCAGCTCGGCGCGCTGGCCCTCGGCGCACAGCAGGTCATGATCCGCGTGACGCCCGGCGTCTCCGGCGGCACCCACGCGGCGATCACCACCGGCACCGAAGGCCAGAAGTTCGGCTTCTCGCTGCGCGCGGACGTTCGCGACAACGTGGACCGCGCCGTCGTCGCGGTGCTCGCGCAGCCCGGCCTCAGGCTGGTCGGGCTCCACTGCCACATCGGCTCGCAGGTCGCCCGCGTCGACCGGTACGAGGAGGCCGCGCGGCGGATGGTGGAGGTGCTGGTGCGCGTGCGCGACCAGTACGGCGTCATCCTGCGCGAGCTGGACCTCGGCGGTGGCCACGCCGTGCCGTACCTCGACCGCGAGGCCGCGTTCGACCTCGACGGCTACGCCCGGCGGCTGCGGGTGGCACTGGCGTACGAATGCTCGTCGCACGACTTTCCCTTGCCCCGCTTGACGATCGAGCCCGGCCGCGCGATCGTCGGCCCCGCCGGGATCACGGTGTACCGCGTGTGCGCGGTGAAGCGCGGCAGCCGGACGTTCGTCGCCGTCGACGGTGGCATGAGCGACAACGCGCGCCCCGCCCTGTACGGCGCCCGCTACACCGCGCGGCTCGTCGGGCGGCACACCAAGGCCGCGCGCACCCCGATGACCGTGGTCGGCCGCCACTGCGAGTCGGGTGACGTGCTGGCCGACGACGTCGGCCTGCCCGACGACGTCCACGCCGGCGACCTGCTGGCCGTACCGTGCACCGGCGCGTACCACCACTCGCTGGCGTCGAACTACAACCTCGTGGGCCGGCCGCCGCTGATCGGCGTGCGCGACGGCTTCGCGAAGCTGCTCGTGCCGCGCGAAACCGAGGAGGACCTGCTGCGGCGCTGCTGA
- a CDS encoding RNA polymerase subunit sigma-70, with the protein MTDFATDTETHRHELRVHCYRLLGSFDEAEDLVQETLLRAWRGRGTYDGRASLRAWLYRIATNACLDHLAAHPRELPVLDLPSAGSSDLAPRPDVAVPWLQPVPDDVLGEVVARETVELAFLAAIQHLSPRRRAAVVLRDVLGWSARETAAALETTPASINTAVLQARAALKEHLPERRTDWSAEGSAEERTVVARYMAALVEHDEAAFASLLREDVRCSHAPGAGGHVGAEPTWYVGRETVLEGWAPALRGPDAVAFHVLATRANGLPALATYVRLDGEFRAFGLNVLRIARGHVAEVTTFAPVVFELFDFPQTLPLD; encoded by the coding sequence ATGACGGACTTCGCGACCGACACCGAGACGCACCGCCACGAGCTGCGGGTGCACTGCTACCGGCTGCTGGGTTCCTTCGACGAGGCCGAGGACCTCGTGCAGGAGACGCTGCTGCGCGCGTGGCGTGGCCGCGGCACCTACGACGGCCGTGCGAGCCTGCGCGCGTGGCTGTACCGCATCGCGACGAACGCGTGCCTGGATCACCTCGCCGCGCACCCGCGTGAGCTGCCGGTGCTGGACCTGCCGTCGGCCGGCAGTTCCGATCTGGCGCCGCGGCCCGACGTGGCGGTGCCGTGGCTGCAGCCGGTGCCCGACGACGTGCTCGGCGAGGTGGTCGCGCGCGAGACGGTGGAGCTGGCTTTCCTCGCGGCGATCCAGCACCTGTCCCCACGCCGTCGTGCGGCGGTGGTGCTGCGTGACGTGCTCGGCTGGTCGGCTCGCGAGACGGCGGCCGCGCTGGAGACGACGCCGGCGTCGATCAACACCGCGGTGCTGCAGGCGCGTGCGGCACTGAAGGAGCACTTGCCGGAACGGCGAACGGACTGGTCGGCGGAGGGCAGCGCCGAGGAACGCACTGTGGTGGCCCGGTACATGGCGGCGTTGGTGGAGCACGATGAGGCGGCGTTCGCTTCATTGTTGCGCGAAGACGTCCGCTGCAGCCACGCTCCGGGCGCCGGCGGGCACGTGGGCGCGGAGCCGACTTGGTACGTGGGCCGCGAGACCGTGCTCGAAGGCTGGGCGCCGGCGCTGCGTGGCCCGGACGCCGTGGCGTTCCACGTGCTGGCAACGCGGGCCAACGGCCTCCCCGCGCTCGCGACCTACGTCCGGCTCGACGGCGAGTTCCGGGCGTTCGGGCTCAACGTGTTGCGAATCGCACGAGGCCACGTCGCTGAAGTGACAACATTCGCACCGGTGGTGTTCGAGCTGTTCGATTTCCCGCAAACACTGCCGCTCGATTGA
- a CDS encoding DUF6307 family protein has translation MMTATALPPSRYETRVDRVKKIVLDNTKLSEEKARELAVQMVHALDTVPEKMR, from the coding sequence ATGATGACCGCCACTGCCCTGCCGCCGAGCCGTTACGAAACCCGGGTCGACCGCGTGAAGAAGATCGTGCTGGACAACACCAAGCTCTCCGAAGAAAAGGCTCGTGAGCTGGCCGTGCAGATGGTGCACGCGCTCGACACCGTGCCGGAGAAGATGCGCTGA
- a CDS encoding RGCVC family protein — translation MTAAEHETPTEVRPETSCPSCPHPLEEHDVIARRYCAATAVGNTERGCVCGAAKKAQHRGR, via the coding sequence ATGACTGCCGCCGAACACGAAACGCCGACCGAGGTCCGGCCCGAGACGTCCTGCCCCAGCTGCCCGCACCCGCTCGAAGAGCACGACGTGATCGCCCGCAGGTACTGCGCCGCGACCGCCGTCGGCAACACCGAGCGCGGCTGCGTCTGCGGCGCCGCGAAAAAAGCACAACACCGAGGACGATGA
- a CDS encoding fatty acid desaturase family protein, with translation MTSSSTFDTTEPSTGSDFAELSRLVKAAGLLKRRRTAYGIRIGLNLAAFAGGWVAFAFLGDSWWQLFLAAFFAMMFAQLAFIGHDAGHKQIFSSRKANDAAGLVHGGLTGLSYGWWIATHNRHHANPNHEDEDPDVDIAALAFSRAQSHQKRGFLRWVAKYQAFLFFPLLLLEGLNLHVSSVRAVWAGDVRRHKLESALLIGHLVAYLAAVFIVLSPLTGLVFIVVHQFLWGLYMGCSFAPNHKGMEMLTTGHKLDFLRKQVLTSRNIRGGVIVDFALGGLNYQIEHHLFPSMARGNLKHAQVIVREFCARHGISYAQCGWARSYGYVLEHLHSVGAPLRERTPEPATS, from the coding sequence ATGACTTCGTCCTCAACTTTCGATACCACAGAACCGTCCACCGGAAGTGATTTCGCCGAACTTTCCCGACTGGTCAAGGCGGCGGGCCTCCTGAAACGTCGCCGTACCGCCTACGGAATCCGCATCGGCCTCAACCTCGCCGCCTTCGCGGGCGGCTGGGTGGCGTTCGCGTTCCTCGGCGACTCCTGGTGGCAGCTGTTCCTCGCCGCCTTTTTCGCGATGATGTTCGCGCAGCTGGCCTTCATCGGCCACGACGCCGGGCATAAGCAGATCTTCTCCAGCCGCAAGGCCAACGACGCCGCCGGACTCGTCCACGGTGGACTGACCGGGCTCAGCTACGGCTGGTGGATCGCCACCCACAACCGCCACCACGCCAACCCGAACCACGAGGACGAGGACCCGGACGTCGACATCGCTGCGCTCGCTTTCTCACGCGCGCAGAGCCACCAAAAGCGCGGGTTCCTGCGCTGGGTGGCGAAGTACCAGGCGTTCCTGTTCTTCCCTCTGTTGCTGCTCGAAGGCCTCAACCTGCACGTGTCGAGCGTTCGCGCGGTGTGGGCCGGTGACGTGCGCCGGCACAAGCTCGAGTCGGCCTTGCTGATCGGGCACCTGGTGGCCTACCTCGCCGCGGTGTTCATCGTGTTGTCGCCGCTGACGGGTCTGGTGTTCATCGTCGTACACCAGTTCCTGTGGGGCTTGTACATGGGATGTTCGTTCGCTCCCAACCACAAGGGCATGGAAATGCTCACGACGGGCCACAAGCTCGACTTCCTGCGCAAGCAGGTGCTGACGTCGCGCAACATCCGCGGCGGCGTCATCGTCGACTTCGCCCTCGGCGGCCTCAACTACCAGATCGAGCACCACCTCTTCCCGAGCATGGCCCGCGGGAACCTCAAGCACGCGCAGGTGATCGTGCGCGAGTTCTGCGCCCGCCACGGGATTTCCTACGCCCAGTGCGGCTGGGCGCGCTCGTATGGCTACGTGCTCGAACACCTCCACTCCGTCGGCGCTCCCCTGCGCGAGCGCACGCCGGAGCCGGCCACGTCATGA
- a CDS encoding dihydrodipicolinate synthase family protein, with amino-acid sequence MAFEVQKRRLAGVVAIPVTPFNGSGGVEAETYGRLVERLVTGGVEVVTPNGNTGEFYTLDEHETRLCLEVTVKAAREASVLAGVGHDVRTAVKAARHARDTGADLVMIHQPVHPYVSREGWVEYHRAIASAVPEVGVVLYVRNPEIGGEELARLADAAPNVIGVKYAVSDPVRFAAVSRDAGLERFVWIAGLAELSAPGYFAVGAQGFTSGLVNVAPRISLDLFARLRERDFAGAMRLWELIRPFEQMRAAERNANNVSVVKDALSQLDLCRPDVRPPSRLLTAPEHERIFGLLSTWGLL; translated from the coding sequence GTGGCGTTCGAAGTGCAGAAACGGCGGTTGGCGGGCGTCGTCGCGATCCCCGTGACGCCGTTCAACGGGAGCGGCGGGGTCGAGGCGGAGACGTACGGCCGGCTCGTCGAGCGACTGGTGACCGGCGGCGTCGAGGTGGTCACGCCGAACGGCAACACCGGCGAGTTCTACACGCTCGACGAGCACGAGACCCGGCTGTGCCTCGAGGTCACCGTGAAGGCGGCACGGGAGGCGAGCGTGCTGGCGGGCGTCGGGCACGACGTGCGCACGGCCGTGAAGGCGGCCCGGCACGCGCGCGACACCGGTGCCGACCTGGTGATGATCCACCAGCCGGTGCACCCGTACGTCTCGCGCGAGGGCTGGGTCGAGTACCACCGCGCGATCGCGTCGGCCGTGCCGGAGGTCGGCGTGGTGCTGTACGTGCGCAACCCCGAGATCGGCGGCGAAGAGCTCGCGCGCCTCGCCGACGCGGCGCCGAATGTGATCGGTGTGAAGTACGCGGTGTCAGATCCCGTGCGTTTTGCAGCAGTTTCACGTGACGCCGGTCTCGAACGCTTCGTCTGGATCGCGGGGCTGGCCGAGCTTTCGGCACCGGGCTATTTCGCCGTCGGCGCGCAGGGGTTCACGTCGGGGCTGGTGAACGTCGCGCCGCGCATCTCGCTCGACCTGTTCGCCCGGCTGCGCGAGCGCGATTTCGCCGGTGCCATGCGGTTGTGGGAACTGATTCGGCCGTTCGAACAGATGCGCGCGGCCGAACGCAACGCCAACAACGTGAGCGTCGTCAAGGACGCGTTGTCACAACTCGACCTCTGCCGGCCCGACGTGCGCCCGCCGAGCCGACTGCTGACCGCGCCCGAGCACGAGCGGATTTTCGGTCTGCTGTCGACCTGGGGACTTTTGTAA
- a CDS encoding dihydrofolate reductase family protein → MTTLTATTFVSLDGVVQGPGTPTEDPRGGFDLGGWLTPCYDAVMAEYTADWFSRADAFLLGRRTYEIFAGYWPSVGGSDPVAGPLNSLPKYVASRTLTRSSWQGTAFLRDDVVRAVTELKAEPGRELQVHGSGDLLRTLMAAGLVDEHRVWVFPVVLGKGQRLFPPGTPRRSLQLVEHRTTGKGVSVQVYRTARPEDQDA, encoded by the coding sequence ATGACCACGCTCACCGCCACCACGTTCGTCTCCCTCGACGGCGTGGTGCAGGGCCCGGGCACGCCCACCGAGGACCCACGCGGCGGCTTCGACCTCGGCGGCTGGCTCACGCCGTGCTACGACGCGGTGATGGCCGAATACACCGCCGACTGGTTCTCGCGCGCCGACGCGTTCCTGCTCGGGCGCCGCACCTACGAGATCTTCGCGGGCTACTGGCCTTCCGTCGGCGGCTCCGACCCGGTGGCGGGACCGCTCAACTCGCTGCCGAAGTACGTCGCCTCGCGCACCCTCACGCGCTCGTCGTGGCAGGGCACGGCGTTCCTGCGCGACGACGTCGTGCGGGCGGTGACCGAGCTCAAGGCCGAGCCCGGACGCGAGCTGCAGGTGCACGGCAGTGGCGATCTGCTTCGGACGCTGATGGCCGCCGGCCTGGTGGACGAGCACCGCGTGTGGGTGTTCCCGGTGGTGTTGGGAAAGGGACAACGGCTGTTCCCGCCGGGAACACCGCGCCGGTCACTGCAGCTCGTCGAACACCGCACGACCGGCAAGGGTGTCTCCGTGCAGGTCTACCGGACCGCTCGGCCCGAAGATCAGGACGCCTGA
- a CDS encoding dihydrofolate reductase family protein: MGKLTVTAFLTLDGVVRGPGHVDAQVGAALARWLRRASAFLQVRNVADYCPSSDDLPRHVITGDLATEIRRLKARYDGELQLHASGSLVAELDDLVDEYRLLVFPVVLGEGHPLFPAGAHPLALRPLSTSATSTGVVIQEYAAAGAPTFGSMA, translated from the coding sequence ATGGGCAAGCTGACCGTCACGGCGTTCCTGACCCTGGACGGCGTGGTGCGCGGACCGGGTCACGTCGACGCGCAGGTGGGCGCGGCCCTGGCCCGCTGGTTACGCCGCGCGTCGGCGTTCCTGCAGGTCAGGAACGTCGCCGACTACTGCCCGAGCTCCGATGACCTGCCGCGGCACGTCATTACCGGCGACCTCGCCACCGAGATCCGCCGGCTCAAAGCCCGCTACGACGGCGAGCTGCAGCTCCACGCCAGCGGCAGCCTCGTGGCCGAGCTCGACGACCTCGTCGACGAATACCGCCTGCTCGTTTTCCCCGTCGTGCTCGGCGAAGGCCACCCGCTCTTCCCCGCCGGCGCCCACCCGCTCGCCCTACGCCCGCTCTCGACCAGCGCGACGAGCACCGGCGTCGTGATCCAGGAGTACGCGGCCGCGGGCGCGCCGACGTTCGGGTCGATGGCATGA
- a CDS encoding heme-degrading domain-containing protein has product MTTETELIQELLEQESRLVFPRFDNETALALGQHLLAAARERALPVTISVRRNGQRLFHAALPGTSADNDAWIDRKSRVVDRYGHSSFLVGTQFRAKGSSFEADSRLDPDLYAAHGGVFPVLVKDVGPVGTVGVSGLPQADDHAFVVEQLAGFLAG; this is encoded by the coding sequence ATGACGACCGAAACCGAGCTCATCCAGGAGCTCCTCGAGCAGGAGAGCCGGCTGGTGTTCCCCCGGTTCGACAACGAGACCGCTCTCGCCCTCGGCCAGCACCTGCTCGCCGCGGCGCGCGAACGCGCCCTGCCCGTCACCATCTCCGTGCGCAGAAACGGACAACGGTTGTTCCACGCCGCACTCCCGGGAACATCGGCCGACAACGACGCCTGGATCGACCGCAAGAGCCGCGTCGTCGACCGCTACGGACACAGCTCGTTCCTCGTCGGCACGCAGTTCCGCGCGAAGGGCAGCAGCTTCGAGGCCGACTCCCGCCTCGATCCCGACCTCTACGCGGCCCACGGCGGCGTGTTCCCGGTGCTGGTCAAGGACGTCGGGCCGGTCGGCACGGTCGGCGTCTCGGGCTTGCCGCAGGCCGACGACCACGCGTTCGTGGTCGAGCAGCTCGCCGGGTTCCTCGCCGGCTGA